The following coding sequences are from one Gopherus flavomarginatus isolate rGopFla2 chromosome 23, rGopFla2.mat.asm, whole genome shotgun sequence window:
- the TMEM107 gene encoding transmembrane protein 107 isoform X1, with protein MVLVSGLVPARFLTLTAHLVIVITIFWSRDNNVLASLPLQYSQQQYQRQDVELVVALSVTLGLFAVELAGFLSGVSMFNNTQSLLSLAAHCSASICLSFFVLERWESATYWYILAFCRTPQWQQEILHPASFPWDLAAPSSGSRQECTWHSPTAQQ; from the exons ATGGTGCTGGTCAGCGGACTGGTGCCCGCCCGCTTCCTGACCCTCACGGCCCATCTCGTCATCGTCATCACCATCTTCTGGTCCCGG GACAACAATGTCCTCGCCTCGCTGCCCCTGCAGTACAGCCAGCAGCAGTACCAGCGCCAGGACGTGGA GCTGGTGGTGGCCCTGTCGGTGACGCTGGGCTTGTTCGCCGTGGAGCTGGCCGGCTTCCTGTCCGGGGTGTCCATGTTCAACAACACGCAGAGTCTGCTCT cactggccGCTCACTGCAGCGCCTCCATCTGTCTTTCCTTCTTTGTCTTGGAGCGCTGGGAGAGCGCCACCTACTGGTACATCCTGGCCTTCTGCAG GACACCCCAGTGGCAGCAGGAGATACTGCACCCTGCAtcattcccatgggaccttgcagCGCCCTCCAGTGGCAGCAGGCAGGAGTGCACTTGGCACAGCCCCACTGCACAGCAGTGA
- the TMEM107 gene encoding transmembrane protein 107 isoform X3 has product MVLVSGLVPARFLTLTAHLVIVITIFWSRDNNVLASLPLQYSQQQYQRQDVELVVALSVTLGLFAVELAGFLSGVSMFNNTQSLLSLAAHCSASICLSFFVLERWESATYWYILAFCSALPAAFEILLFVSVFGFKRKPL; this is encoded by the exons ATGGTGCTGGTCAGCGGACTGGTGCCCGCCCGCTTCCTGACCCTCACGGCCCATCTCGTCATCGTCATCACCATCTTCTGGTCCCGG GACAACAATGTCCTCGCCTCGCTGCCCCTGCAGTACAGCCAGCAGCAGTACCAGCGCCAGGACGTGGA GCTGGTGGTGGCCCTGTCGGTGACGCTGGGCTTGTTCGCCGTGGAGCTGGCCGGCTTCCTGTCCGGGGTGTCCATGTTCAACAACACGCAGAGTCTGCTCT cactggccGCTCACTGCAGCGCCTCCATCTGTCTTTCCTTCTTTGTCTTGGAGCGCTGGGAGAGCGCCACCTACTGGTACATCCTGGCCTTCTGCAG tgccctgcccgcTGCCTTCGAGATCCTGCTCTTCGTGTCTGTCTTCGGGTTCAAGAGAAAGCCCCTGTGA
- the TMEM107 gene encoding transmembrane protein 107 isoform X2, with translation MVLVSGLVPARFLTLTAHLVIVITIFWSRDNNVLASLPLQYSQQQYQRQDVELVVALSVTLGLFAVELAGFLSGVSMFNNTQSLLSIGAHAAATVALVFFLFDQWDSSLYWWIFAFCSALPAAFEILLFVSVFGFKRKPL, from the exons ATGGTGCTGGTCAGCGGACTGGTGCCCGCCCGCTTCCTGACCCTCACGGCCCATCTCGTCATCGTCATCACCATCTTCTGGTCCCGG GACAACAATGTCCTCGCCTCGCTGCCCCTGCAGTACAGCCAGCAGCAGTACCAGCGCCAGGACGTGGA GCTGGTGGTGGCCCTGTCGGTGACGCTGGGCTTGTTCGCCGTGGAGCTGGCCGGCTTCCTGTCCGGGGTGTCCATGTTCAACAACACGCAGAGTCTGCTCT ccATCGGGGCCCACGCTGCCGCCACCGTGGCCCTCGTCTTCTTCCTCTTCGACCAGTGGGACAGCAGCCTCTACTGGTGGATCTTTGCCTTCTGCAG tgccctgcccgcTGCCTTCGAGATCCTGCTCTTCGTGTCTGTCTTCGGGTTCAAGAGAAAGCCCCTGTGA